The following are encoded together in the Argonema galeatum A003/A1 genome:
- a CDS encoding EF-hand domain-containing protein → MATEQELQSLFDILDLDQDGKVSIHELFLSPGLSAIISAETGISSPQQLLAMYGDGNGSISFEELKEVVKEANNLT, encoded by the coding sequence ATGGCAACTGAGCAAGAACTTCAATCTCTTTTTGATATCTTAGATCTCGATCAAGACGGCAAAGTCTCCATTCATGAGCTTTTTTTGAGCCCTGGTTTAAGTGCGATCATCTCGGCTGAAACAGGTATCAGTAGTCCCCAGCAATTGCTAGCTATGTATGGAGATGGAAACGGTAGTATCAGCTTTGAAGAGTTAAAGGAAGTAGTTAAGGAAGCAAATAATTTAACCTAG
- a CDS encoding histidinol-phosphate transaminase: MLPFIRSDLAKLTAYTPHPGGTSGEPVQSDMAIDRLDTNESPFDLPNELKEKLVWTYQQVIENNRYPDGGHAALKSAIAQYVNESAASLVAQASCLSITPANISIGNGSDELIRSLLIATCLRAEGSILVAVPTFSMYGILAETLGIPVVKVDRHETNFEIDLEAAQKAIEETQNPPIRVVFVVHPNSPTANALTPKELDWLRSLPEQILIVIDEAYFEFSNTTLVGELQQRPNLVLLRTLSKAFRLAAHRVGYSIAHPELIAALEKVRLPYNLPSFSQTAALIALTHRQLLLASIPQILADRDELINNLTQNPALKVWSSSSNFIYLRLIATDNNLNEVKLSNLVQQVKAKGTLVRHISGGLRITVGSSEENKRTLQRLQVALNN, encoded by the coding sequence ATGCTGCCCTTCATCCGCTCAGACCTAGCTAAACTTACTGCCTATACACCCCATCCCGGTGGTACTTCCGGCGAACCAGTCCAGTCTGACATGGCGATCGATCGCCTGGATACCAACGAAAGTCCCTTTGACTTGCCAAACGAATTAAAAGAAAAGCTTGTCTGGACGTATCAGCAAGTAATTGAGAACAACCGCTATCCAGATGGCGGTCATGCGGCATTAAAAAGTGCGATCGCACAATACGTTAACGAATCAGCCGCCTCTCTTGTGGCACAGGCATCTTGCCTGTCAATAACACCCGCAAACATCTCCATTGGCAACGGTTCCGACGAACTAATTCGCTCCCTCCTCATTGCCACCTGCTTGCGCGCAGAAGGTTCTATCCTCGTCGCCGTTCCCACCTTCTCCATGTATGGCATTCTCGCTGAAACCTTGGGTATTCCGGTAGTCAAAGTCGATCGCCACGAAACTAACTTTGAAATAGACTTAGAAGCAGCACAAAAGGCAATTGAAGAAACACAAAATCCCCCGATCCGAGTAGTATTTGTCGTTCATCCCAACTCCCCCACCGCCAACGCCTTAACCCCAAAAGAACTAGATTGGCTGCGAAGTTTACCAGAACAAATTCTCATTGTCATTGACGAAGCCTACTTTGAATTTAGCAATACAACCCTAGTAGGTGAATTGCAACAACGTCCCAATTTGGTATTGCTGCGAACCCTCTCAAAAGCTTTTCGGTTAGCAGCTCATCGCGTTGGCTATTCCATCGCTCATCCCGAATTAATTGCCGCACTAGAAAAAGTCCGTTTGCCCTACAATCTCCCCAGCTTTTCACAAACTGCCGCCCTAATTGCCCTCACGCATCGGCAACTATTGCTGGCATCGATTCCTCAAATATTAGCCGATCGAGACGAGTTAATTAATAACTTAACCCAGAACCCAGCCTTAAAAGTATGGTCAAGTTCCTCTAACTTTATCTACCTGCGTCTTATCGCCACCGACAACAATTTAAACGAAGTAAAATTGAGTAATTTGGTGCAACAAGTGAAAGCAAAAGGCACTCTAGTACGCCATATCAGCGGCGGATTACGCATTACAGTAGGCAGTAGCGAAGAAAATAAGCGCACTCTGCAACGCTTACAAGTAGCTCTCAATAACTAG
- a CDS encoding GNAT family N-acetyltransferase produces MKPLFSSSKHRQQNAFVSPNTAETNAKYGQMAELVASNHFQIRAAKVKDLTGLAEILADSFHSRTGMSGWIYPLLRLGIYEDLRNRLESSSPRYICFVAVEPVTIRPTDCDYLAGTVEMALRSAHPWPLMNVPQYPYISNLAVQTECRRRGVAKQLLLSCERIALGWGFDYIYLHVLENNHQARRLYFKLGYRLHQVDSSWTSLLLGQPRRLLLRKHLTVD; encoded by the coding sequence GTGAAACCTTTGTTCTCGTCCTCAAAACACCGCCAGCAAAATGCGTTTGTTTCGCCAAACACAGCCGAAACAAACGCCAAATACGGGCAAATGGCTGAATTAGTCGCCTCAAACCACTTCCAAATCCGTGCAGCTAAAGTCAAGGATTTGACTGGTCTTGCAGAAATCCTTGCTGATAGCTTTCACTCTCGCACGGGTATGAGCGGCTGGATTTATCCGTTGTTGCGCCTCGGCATTTACGAAGATTTGCGGAATCGACTGGAATCAAGTTCTCCTCGTTACATTTGTTTTGTTGCGGTAGAGCCTGTCACTATTCGCCCCACCGACTGCGATTACCTAGCAGGAACAGTAGAAATGGCGTTGCGCTCAGCTCATCCGTGGCCCCTGATGAATGTACCCCAATATCCCTATATATCCAATTTGGCGGTGCAAACCGAATGTCGTCGGCGGGGAGTAGCTAAACAATTGCTGCTTAGCTGCGAAAGAATTGCTCTGGGGTGGGGTTTCGATTATATTTACCTTCACGTACTGGAAAATAACCATCAAGCACGGCGGCTTTACTTCAAGTTAGGGTATCGATTGCACCAAGTTGATTCGAGTTGGACTTCTCTGCTGCTGGGGCAACCCCGGCGTTTGTTATTGCGTAAGCACTTGACTGTAGATTAG
- a CDS encoding transposase, protein MTGNYKLLAHKICPNAELTVDRFHVTKIVH, encoded by the coding sequence ATGACTGGTAATTATAAATTATTAGCACATAAAATCTGTCCAAATGCAGAACTAACAGTGGACAGATTTCATGTAACAAAAATAGTTCATTAA
- a CDS encoding YqiA/YcfP family alpha/beta fold hydrolase: protein MRKSSYIYLHGFASSPNSAKANYLRSSFSSLQIPLQTPDLNQGDFSHLTMTRQLRQVEAEFPPPPTPVTLIGSSFGGWASAWLGQQQLQCQKLVLLAPAFQFLSHWLPKLGSETMQRWQTEGYLSVYHYGEKRSLPLSYQFIQDASHYQDEQLQRPIPTLILHGIHDETIPIQASRNFAASRPWVKLIELDSDHSLANVFPQIWPEIGAFCQLPA from the coding sequence ATGCGTAAGTCCTCTTACATCTATCTACATGGGTTTGCTTCTAGCCCCAATTCTGCTAAAGCCAACTATTTACGCTCTAGCTTTTCCTCCCTCCAAATTCCCCTCCAAACTCCCGATCTCAATCAGGGTGACTTTTCCCACCTCACCATGACGCGACAGTTGCGTCAAGTAGAAGCCGAATTTCCACCCCCACCGACACCAGTAACTTTAATCGGCTCTAGTTTTGGTGGTTGGGCTTCTGCTTGGCTTGGACAGCAGCAACTACAATGCCAAAAGCTGGTGCTATTAGCCCCAGCTTTTCAGTTTCTCTCCCATTGGTTGCCCAAATTGGGCTCTGAAACAATGCAACGTTGGCAGACAGAAGGATATTTGTCGGTGTATCACTATGGAGAAAAGCGATCGCTTCCCTTAAGTTACCAGTTTATCCAAGATGCCAGTCACTACCAAGACGAACAACTACAGCGCCCCATTCCCACCCTCATTCTGCACGGCATTCACGATGAAACCATCCCCATCCAAGCTAGTCGAAACTTTGCCGCTTCTCGTCCTTGGGTAAAACTCATCGAACTTGACAGCGATCACTCTCTGGCAAACGTCTTCCCCCAAATTTGGCCGGAAATTGGCGCATTTTGCCAGCTACCAGCATAG
- a CDS encoding thermonuclease family protein yields MKKFFPIALASLLLTTGSAIAQQQSASVLSVGDGDTIRVRQGSNQTITVRLSCVDAPEIAQQPWGYAIIYPQYFSGCNASRGQYQQAEAGARQNRLAFWSQPNPVAPWDFRSGRRNTQPPAARPAPTSAPSPAAGTAIAV; encoded by the coding sequence ATGAAAAAGTTTTTCCCGATCGCTCTTGCCAGCTTGCTCCTGACAACAGGCTCGGCTATTGCACAGCAGCAGTCTGCCAGCGTTTTGTCTGTGGGTGACGGCGACACGATTCGAGTTCGTCAAGGCAGCAACCAAACTATCACCGTGCGACTGAGTTGTGTTGACGCTCCCGAAATTGCCCAGCAGCCTTGGGGTTATGCGATTATTTATCCCCAATACTTCAGCGGGTGCAATGCCAGTCGTGGTCAGTACCAACAGGCCGAAGCCGGAGCTAGACAAAACAGATTGGCTTTTTGGAGCCAACCCAACCCGGTAGCGCCTTGGGATTTTCGATCGGGACGGCGAAACACTCAACCGCCAGCGGCTAGGCCAGCACCCACATCAGCACCTAGCCCTGCGGCTGGCACTGCGATCGCGGTTTAA